TCTATAATTTTTATTATTTTTTCATCTATTTTATTGGCATTATTACTATATTTTAATTTAGATAATATTTTTAGTTTATTTAATGCAAAAGAGAATTTAAAAAATCTTACGGTTAATTATTTATCAATAATTGTATTTTTTATGCCAATATTGATGGTTGCAATTGTACTTGATTTTTTTGTAAGAGTTGATGAACAACCAAATTTAGCCTTTCTTGCATTAGTTTCAAGTGCAATAGCTAATATAGTTCTTGATTATATTTTTATAGTTGAGTATGATCTTGGCATACAAGCAGCTGCATATGCAACTGGTATATCCCAAGTTTTGATTTTTTTTATATTATTTCCTTATTTTCTATCAAAAAAATCAAGCTTTAGTTTTATAAAACCATATGGAAATTTTAGCTCAATTTTTAAAGCAATGAAAAATGGCTCTTCTGAGTTTATAAATGAATCATCAGCAGGTATTACAGTAATTATTTTTAACTATATAATGCTACAAAAATTTGGAACTTTTGGAGTAACAGCTTATACTATAATTGGGTACTTTATTACTGTTAGTTTGATGATAAATTTTGCAATAGCAGATTCAATGCAACCTGTGCTTAGTAAAAACTTTGGAGCATTAAATTATCTAAGAATAGATAAATTTTTAAAGATTGCTTCAATTTTTTTAATTTCTATTGCAGTAGTTTTAGTAACTTTTATCTTGATTTACCCAGATGTTTTAATAGAACTTTTTTTAGAAGGTGAACATAAAAAAGATATTGAAAATCTAACTTTACAATTTATATATTACTCATGGCCAGCTTTTTTATTTTCTGGAATTAATATATTGATTACATCATACTTTACTTCAATTCAAAAACCATTTTATTCTATTATTATTGCAATATCAAGAAGTTTTATTTTTCCAATATCTTTGATAATTATATTGCCAATTTATATAGGAAATATAGGGATATTTGTAACTTTAGCACTTAGTGAATTTTTTACTTTTTTAATTGCTATTTATCTATTTTTGAAAAAAAGAGAGAAAATGCCTACATCTTTAATAACAAATTAAATTATTTTAAACTAAAATACCATAAATTATAATTAGGTTATAAAAATGGGCAATACATATAATGTAATAGAAGCAGGGGTTATACAATGCGCTTGTGGAGGTAAAGTAACATTAACTTCAACAGCAAAAGTAGAACGAATAGCAGGAGCAAAGCCTTTATACCTAAAAGATATAATAGGAGCCCCAGTAGCTTGCCCAAGAAGTAAAAACAAATGTACAAAAGTAGCTTCAATATCAACAGCAGGGACAGAAACAAATGTAAAATCAACTGCCAATCATTTTTTATTAAGAACAGATGGATTTAAAACAGATAAAGGAAGAGCAGTTGTATTAGTAAGTCCAGGACAAACAACTTCAAAAATAATTGCCCCACCAAGTATAGAAAGTAGTGTAGTAAAAGAAGAAGAACCACTAGAAGAGGCAATAAAACAAGAAGAAGAGATAAAACAAACAGAAAAATACTCTTTGTACTTAGTAAGAAAAAGTGAAGATGTATTTAGACCACTTAGACCAACAAGAGCATTTTTAAAATCTGATGATACTTATGTGGGAAAAAAAGAGTTTGTTCAAATAAAAGATAATGTTCATGTGCATACCTTTGCCTATGTGTATGTTATTCAAGATGATAAAATACAAGAGTATAAAGTACTAAGTAGAGGAACACTATATAGTGAAAAACTACAAGAGATATTTTTTGAAAATACAAATACAAAAATAAAATATAACTATATACCAATATATGAACAAAGTGAAATAACAATTTCATATAGTAGTATAAAACTTATAAATAAAATAGATATATTAAAACTAAAAAGACAAATAATAAATCCAAAACAACCAGATAATAAAAATAGCTTTTACTTTAAAGATACAAATAGTATAAATAAAACAATACTTACAAAAGATGATTTAAAACTACAAAAAGAGTATAAAGTAAATGAAGAGGATAAAAATAAAAGATTAAATATCCTTTGTATAATAGAAGATATCTTAGCCCAAATAGAAGATATGTATGAAAGATACTACACAAACTATAAACTTGCATATGCTTATAATGATAGTATTATTGAAGATATTAGAAAGAAAAATGAGTATTCTTATATTATTTCTAATACTTTAAATCACTTTTATGTTGATGAAAAAGAACAAAAAGATTATGATGAAAATATAAAAGTATTGAAAAAAGACTATGAGTCTTTAATTGAAATATTACGTTCAAGTCCTGTTTTGATAAAAGAACTTTTAAAAGATAATAATGTTGCAACAGTTATAGAAAAAAGTTCTGAAATAGCTTTATCTTATTTGCAAGAAACATTATATATCAAAAAAGATTTTTTTAAAAAAATAGTTTTGAAAAATGTGAATCAAACTACATTTATATTTGATAAAAAGGCTTATGCAAAAGAATCTTATAAAAAAACTTATCAATACACAAAATCTAGAAATATTGGTTATATTCCAACAATTAATGAATTTTTGGATTTTATTCCTAAAAATACAAAATTAAATATATATAAAGATAATCCTGACCTTGTATTATCTTTAATTGTATTTTCAATATTTTTCTCTTTAAAGTTTGAAGATATTATAAAAAAAAGTGGAAAATATGATGAAATACATAAATTGAGAAAAGAGTTCTATTTTACTTTAAAAAATACAAAACCAATGCCTCAAATTGGTGAAGAAAATATAAGAGATACAAAAAGTCTTCTTGAAAATCAAAAGCCATATAAAGAGATATTTCAAAATAAAAATAAACTATTAAGCGAGTATGAGAGTCTTGAACATAATAAAAAACTAAACTCTTTTAACTATTCAAATAAAACTATAAAATTTAATTTTTTATATCATGACAAAGGATTAAAATATTATAAAGTTTCTGGAATTGAAAGTCCACAAGAGATAATATCTAAAATAGCTACAAAATTAAAAGATAAAAAACTAGAAGAACTTTTAGGTATTTATCAAGGATTAACTAATATAGATGAAAAAACTTATGTAATTTCAGCTATGAATATAATATATTTGCTTCATGCTTCTAGAACTCTTCTTGATGAAGAAACAAATCTTACTACACCTTTTAATACTGAACACAAAAAATTACTAGAATATATAAGTGATCTTACAAGAAAGAGAAAAGCACTAAGCGATGAAGATAAAAAGTATATAGAAGATAACTATGCAATACATGAAATATATAATACAATGCAATACAATTTAATAACACATGCTTTTTTATCCCAAAAACAAAAAAGAAAAGATACAGTAGAAGCTTTTCTAAATCAATTTCCAGCAAAAAAAGTAAAATATGAACTAGTGCTTCCAAATTTACTTGATAATAACTTTGATGAAGAGTTTAATGCAAAAGCAAAAGTAGAAGAACTATATGAAACTTTAAAAGGAATTAATGGTAGTTCTTCTAATGTTGGGGATGCATTTGATGAATATAAAGATAGTAAATTAAGAGATGGTACTCTTAATAAATTTTCATCAAATCTAAACACCCATATAAAATCCTTATCTTTCCTAGTAGCAGGAGCAAATATTGCAAGAATATTAAGTGGGAAAGATAAACTAACAGTAAATAGTACAATCGGACTTGCAAATGATATTTCACTTTTAACAAAGAGTATCGCAAATACAATGGAAAAAAATATAGAACTAGTAAAAGCAAAAGAAGCAAAAGGATTAATGCAAAAAATATTTTCAAAAGAAAATGTAAATATTACAAAAAGTGCAAGTGGAAAAGTAATAGCCTTTTTAGGAATACCTGCGATTATAATATCATCTGGATTTGAAATAGAAAGATATGCAAAAGATGAGGACTATGATGCAGCTTTTTTTGTGACCTTAAAAAGTGCTTTGACTTTAACGCTTCTTTTAGCTGTACCTACTACTGTAGCAGTATTTTTACTCCTTGCAGTTATAGAGTTGGTTTGGTATTTATTATCTCATATGGTAATAGATAGTAAGTTAGAAAAATATATAAAAAAATCCCTATTTTTTAAAGATATTCCACGTATAGATATATCATATAAAGATAAATCTATTTGGGGCAAAAGTTTTAAATCAGAGATTTTCTTAGAGACTATTTCAAATGATAAAGAACTAAAAGCTTTAAATAAAAAAGGATTTTCAAATATAAAAGAGATAAAGAATTTTATAGGGGATAATTATAATAAACATAATCAAATATTTGAAGCTTCACTAAAAAATGAATTAAATCAAATAAATATAGCCTTATTAGGATATAAAATAGAACATCTAAATAAAAATATCAAAAAACCTTTATATACTTTAAAAAATGGATATAAACCAAGAGGTGATTTTAATACTATTGTTAAAATTGATAAAGGTTTAATTTTACATGCAATAATATTAGTTTCTAAAAATGGAATATATGAAGAAATAACAACAAAACCATATGAAGACGATTATATATATGACTTTACAAAATCAGAATATAATGACTATAATTGGCAAAATAAAGGTATAAGTGAAGTAGAAAAGTTAGCTTCAAGTGATTGCTATATAATACTTTCAAATGATAATGTTCAAATTAAATATAAAGTAATATTTAAAAAAGTATATACTTCTGTAGGTTTTTCTCCAATAATAGACTTGAAAATAGATGAATTAGAAGAAAAACTTTTAAATGATGAAGATTATAAACAAATAAAACAAATTAAAGAGATAAGAAATGAAAATAAAAAATAATATATTAAAAATAGTATTAGTTAATTTACTAGCTTTGGGCTTTATTGCTTGTGATGATAATAAAAGTTCAACTAATATAAAAAGTGAAAAAAAAGTTAAACTTCCTAAACCAGAATGGGATACTAGATTAGCTAATGTTGAACAAAATACAGGGAAATGGTATCAGTTAGCTGATAATGATGAAATTGCAGCTAGAAATATTGCAATTATTTATCGAGATGAGTTAAAGAATTATAAAAAAGCTATAAAATGGTATTTATATGCTAATTCTATTAATATAAATGCAGATAATTTATTTGGATTAGCTTTAACATATGATGATTTGAAAGATTATGATAATGCTATAAAATATTATAAAGAATCATTTAATTTAAAATACAAAGAAGAAACAATAAATAATTTATCTTTATTGTATAAAAAAAATTTGAAAGATTATAAAAATGCTGCGATTTGGTATAAAAAAGGTATAAAGAGAGAAAGCATTTATTCCATAAAAGGAATGGCAAATCTATATCATAATAATTTAAAAGATGATGTAAAAGCAAGTGCTTATTTATTAAATTTAATTGCTTATAAAGAGTTTGAAAAAGAAAAAACTTTAAAATATTTAAAAGAAAAGTGGAAATTATCAAATGAAACAATAAAAAAAGGTTATGAACTACAACTAACAATGCCAGGACTTCCTAAAAGATATAAAGGTAAGTTAGGTTTAGATGAATAGAGTAAAACATAAAGTCAAAAGTCTTAAGAAATAAGACTTTCTACTCTTTTAAATTCATTGATAATATCTTCAATATTTTCAGTTCCAACTGAAATACGAAGTAAATCAATAGGTAAGTTTATTTTTTTTAAAAACTCTTGACCTTTTTTACAAGAGATATAATCATAATGAGCTAGATAAACATAAGGCATTAGAAGTGTAAATTCTGTACCTAAGCTTGGTCCTTTTGCAAAGTTTAGATTATCATATATTGTTCTA
The window above is part of the Malaciobacter marinus genome. Proteins encoded here:
- a CDS encoding MATE family efflux transporter, yielding MLTTKPIRVFFKYAIPSILGLLAISSAGIIDGYFVGNYVGPTALAAMNMSYPIITIIIGFSFMFAVGSSVICGKLMGENNLKEANNIFSKSIIFIIFSSILLALLLYFNLDNIFSLFNAKENLKNLTVNYLSIIVFFMPILMVAIVLDFFVRVDEQPNLAFLALVSSAIANIVLDYIFIVEYDLGIQAAAYATGISQVLIFFILFPYFLSKKSSFSFIKPYGNFSSIFKAMKNGSSEFINESSAGITVIIFNYIMLQKFGTFGVTAYTIIGYFITVSLMINFAIADSMQPVLSKNFGALNYLRIDKFLKIASIFLISIAVVLVTFILIYPDVLIELFLEGEHKKDIENLTLQFIYYSWPAFLFSGINILITSYFTSIQKPFYSIIIAISRSFIFPISLIIILPIYIGNIGIFVTLALSEFFTFLIAIYLFLKKREKMPTSLITN
- a CDS encoding tetratricopeptide repeat protein, with translation MKIKNNILKIVLVNLLALGFIACDDNKSSTNIKSEKKVKLPKPEWDTRLANVEQNTGKWYQLADNDEIAARNIAIIYRDELKNYKKAIKWYLYANSININADNLFGLALTYDDLKDYDNAIKYYKESFNLKYKEETINNLSLLYKKNLKDYKNAAIWYKKGIKRESIYSIKGMANLYHNNLKDDVKASAYLLNLIAYKEFEKEKTLKYLKEKWKLSNETIKKGYELQLTMPGLPKRYKGKLGLDE